CCAAGGCCGAAGGTGTGAATGGAGCTAAAGATACTTGGGGGTCATGACATCATCTGTACGGCGGCTCCTGGGTGAGGTGGGGCCAGGAACCTACGCACCATCCAAGGTAGCTTCAACACACATCCCAACTGTTCTGATTAAGGTGGAGGAGAAACACTGGCCGCCCTACGCCGAGGCAGCCCCCTCTCCATCCCTGCAGCACCAGGACATGTGCCTGTTAATACAGTCCCATGGGACAGAGGATTCGGACCTTTCTGGGAGGAATGAAATCTCCAGAAGGGCTTAAAAATAACCCCCAAACATGCCATGTCTTAGCCAAGAAGCTAATGTTAAAGCTAAGAATCCAAATTTAGATCCCATCCAGGTCAAAAGAGCGGCTGCACCATTCCAAGGGTGCGCATGCGCACACAGGTCCGAGCGTGAGGCTTCGGACCCGACTGGCAGGGGCAGCAGAGAGACCCAAGTCCACCCGGGAGGGAACAGGCCAGTCTCCCTGCAAACAACCTGCCCCTTCCTACAAGTCCTTGTAGGCACCGGGGACTTCCCACGTCGGCGTCCTCAATCCTCCACTTCTCCTCATCCCCGGGTCTGGGGAGCTGCCCGGGGCCGCAGGGCCTACATGCAGACCTGCAGACCGGCCCCTCTGCCTTCAAGCTCTTTCCTAGGAAAGTGAGGAGGAAGTGACTTACATAGGTAAGTGAGGAGGAAGGGTCCCGAGGTTCCCCGAGGCTCTGGCAGCTGCAGGACGTTGTGTGCCCTCAGGTCCAGGGTGTGgcgtgggtggggggctggcacaTTCTGGGGTGAAGGTGCCAGCTTACACACAGCCCGAGGCGCTGGGGCTTCGTGGATTGTTTGTCCAGAGAGGGCGAGTCCCCAGCTGAGCACGAGCACCCCCTGGGAAGGCCGGGGATCGGGTCAGGGCTTCACCGGGCAGCTGCCGGAGCAGAGGTGGGGCCGCCGCCAGGCCGGGAGGACTCCAGGTCGCGGTGGGGCAGTTATGCGCAGACAGGAACCTGGTTTCAAGGACGCCCAGGTAAAAAGCCAACTTGTGGCCCTTGGAGAGACGGGAACGCCGCAGGGCGGCCTGGGAGCCAGGGCAGAGCGGCCGTCCAGAAGCAGGCTTGGAGAGCCACGGCCTCACGGCGCAGCCCCTCCCAGCACCGCCCGCAGCACCTGGAGTCATGAGAACCCAGAGTAACCGTTTATTTTTGAACTCGCTTCTTGGGCACAGGCACAAATGAAAACAAGCTAGTCCgggatttctttaaaaaggcaatttCCAAGAAATGTCCTGGGGCGCCGATGCGCTCAGTCCACCCCGCCCTGTGATGACCCGACGACCAACAAGCGCCCTCACTGGAGACGCCTGAAGGCCGCAGCCTGCACCCCAGCGCTGCCAGGGAAGTGCCGCAGTGGGGCCCTGCGACAGGCCTCCGTCTCCTGCCTCAGAGATGACCCCAGGAGCTCAACAAGTTAACCAGGAACGCCATCCACCGGGTTCCCCGCGAGGCCACCCCAAGCGGTCGCTACCCGAGCATCTCACTCAACATTGTATTGAAACTGGGTGAGGCTTGGTGTCCCCTGTCCCCTCTCCTTCGGGGCTCCTGCACATAGGCCTGCTGCACGGCTGCTCCGGCGCTGTCCCTCCTTCCCGCAGCTCAATGTCAGCTCTCTCCGCGGCCAGCACGGCTTCCTTCTAGGTCCCATTGATGTGCCCAGCACCCTGTTGTGTTTGTCATGGCCTCGGCTTCCCTGTGCCTGTAAGTCTGTGTAGCGGATCTCACTGGCCTGGGGTCCACTCACCAGCAGCCCCTGGCCTGCGTGGCACAGGTAGGCACACACTCACCTGCCCCTGCAACAGAGGGCTTCCCAGCTGCAGGAGCCCGGCTGAAGCTGACATCACTTTACTTGCCCTCATTTGGACTTTTAGCAACAAAAGGTGATTCACTGTTTCCTGCCACACTGGCTAGCGGAAGAGCAGTGTCAGATGGGAGTGTTCCTGACTGTTCTGCATGGATGGGCCTTCCCCTGCAAGTCCTCAGGCTGGCGTGGGgccttcctccctctgtccaccTGTGGGAACGCTCCTGGGGGCCACATGCGACAGGCAGGAGAGTCACAGAAGCCAGAGACAGAGCTGGGTGCAAGGAGGGTCCCGGGAGCTGAGCGAGAGCACCATGCAGAATCGGGCACCGGGGCACCACTGGGCAGAAGGGGGCTTTTCTGAGAGAGGCCGCCTAGCATCACAGGACGGGCAGGAGCTCCGTCTGTTGCCCTAAGTGTGCAAGCAGGAGAAATACATGGAAGGATAAACATCCAAACGGCAGATCTTTCATCCAAATGGCATTAGGCCTCAGCCACGTCCCACCACATCCCTTAAAAATGACCTGGGTGCTTCCCCCAACATTCCCCAGAGAGACGCTTCAGGGGAGGTGGGGACACTGGCGCCCTAACGGCGCTACCTcgccctccaccccctgcctggagcctgccctCCCCAGTTCTGGCTTCTCCCTACTGCTCCGTGGGGGGTGTAGCTCTGGTCAGCAGTATAACCAGCCCTCCCTGGCTCGAGCCCTGCAGCCCATGCCCCTGCCACCCCCCGGCCTTGCTCGGTGGCCCCTGCTTTATCCCGAGCACATGAGCTTCAGGCACAACCGGATCAAACTACTTGAGTGGCATTGTCcgtatttttaaaagtcctgaAGCTGAGGGGAAATTCACCCAAACCACAGGCATCTTAGTACTGAGATTTCTGAGGATGTTGATGTGCGGAGTAAATGCTGTGTGGTTCAAATTTCCTGGACgcttatgtattatatttttattctttttttattcttttttttttaaatttatgatagtcatacagagagagacagagaggcagagacacaggcagagggagaagcaggctccatgcaccgggagcccgacgtgggattcaatcccgggtctccaggatcgcgccctgggccaaaggcaggcgccaaaccgctgcgccacccagggatcccctatttttattcttaaaattgatACATGCTATCAACTCGCATGAAGAAAAGCCTGGAGGGAAGAGGGTGAGCTGCTGGAAGTCCAGCTGCAAACAAGAGAATCCACCCTCTGAACTGAGTCGGCATCCATTCCCACTGGGAGGCAGGGTGCCTGCTGGACCCGCTGGGCTGGCAGGTGCACACGGGGCCACGCAGTGTGGGGGGCTCTGGTCCGTGCACACAGCCATGTCTCCAGGACTGCTACGCTGATTCACTGCTGGGAGGGGTTAGGAATCCTACTTATCACACTgcctcatttttgtttgttttttggtgggggtgactgttatttccagttttatatATGCTACCTACGGCATCTTTCTACCTCGAGGCTGGAGCTCCACATTCTCACCTGGCCGCTTGCTCATCTTCCTGTGAACGCTGCACATCTGCACTTGTCAGGATGTGGATAGCGTGCTGTGGAGCCACGCTGGCCACACAGGGTGCTCCTGCCAGGGGGACCCGCACGAGAGGATGACCGGCAAGCAGGCATGGGGTCATGGAGGCAGAGGACAGTGAGGGCTTAGATCCAAGGGTGCGAGCACCCACTCACCTCACTTTTCATTGGTGGCCTTGACACATGTCAGGAGTGCCACATGCACAACGAAACCCACTTGGAGACCTTGGCTTCTGGAAAGGCACCTGCCCCGCGAAACACACACTCCAGGATCCATGCTCACATGTGCTCTTCCCTCCTAAAGATGtcatatgctaaaaaaaaaaaaaaaaaaaaaaaaaaagaaagaaaaagatgtcatACGCTGCAGCTGCAGGGCAGCAGGACCTGGGGTCTGGTAGAATCCAACACAATGGGAAAACAAATGCATTTAAGGCGAATTTTAGTACGTTTATAAAAATCACATTCACAAAACATGGTACACCAAGCACCGTGGCTGTAGAGTTTTTACCCTTCGCAGTATGTATTCTCACCAGGTATGTGGTATTCATAAACAGAGGCCTACCCAGCAGCACCGGGGGAGGGCTTGGCTCTACACGAACTTCCAGGGTGGTGTCTGCAGCTGAGCAGGGGGCTGCTCCTCCTGGACTTCCCTTCAGTGGAGACCCCGGAAGGGCTCCGGGCTCTGTTTCCCTAGGGAACACTGAAGCCTCAATGTCAGCAGCCTGGCCCTTTGGCGGGGTCCTCCGTGCACACTCAGCACCAAGGCCGTGCAGCGGGGCAGGTAAGGTGAGCACAGGGCCAGCCAAGATGTGGCTGGGCATGGGACACCGCACCTGGGTCAGAGGATAACCTGCCAATTTTAGTGGTTTGAATGGAGTTAAGAAAAATGACATTTGGAATGTTTTATATCAATCTGAAGATGTCCAAAGATGAATCTTTAAGATACTAGAGGTGGACAGCCTCCACAGAGATCTGTTTGAGATTCCTTCATAAGCAGGCTTGTTAAACAATCTaacaggaggcaggagggcctCCGTGTATGAGGCCAGTTCCTATGTGGGGTGCGGGCACGTGGGCATGTTGGGAGCACGCGTCGCCCCTAAATGCTCCTGGACCCTTGGCGGCAGGACAGACAGTCTCTGGCCTTGGCTGTGGGTCACAAAGCGGGGCCTCCTGCAAACCTTGCTCTCAATCTTCCTTCCTGGTTGTCACTGTGATGTCCCCTGGGAGAGGTGGCCAGAACCAGGGGAGGTGGGGTTCTGCTCTTCCCCAACATCAGGGCAGCCTTACCGGATGATGTGTGGTCCATGCCGGCCAGCCCTTGGGGAAGTGctgttcccacagggaactccaCCTTGGCTGTGGATAGCTTGGGAGCATGCTCACTGGGGAGAAATACATcagcttttaaaaacacaaaacaaagtgAATGCACGGTTAATAAAAAGGCTCTGAAGCGACAGGCCTGGAATAACAGCCCCGTTGTCATCACAGAACAGGACCCGCTGCGTGGCCGGTTCTGCCCATCAGTGCGCCAGGTAGCCCGTCTCCTGGCCTGATAGGAAATTCGGGCTTGTTCAGGAACTCCCCAGTAGCTGCTCTTGTGTTTCACTCTGGTTCTTGTTACGAAGACATAAAACAGAGAACCCGCTGAAAGGAAAAAGTGCCTAGAAGCAGCTGGAAAATCAAGAACCTAATTTTCCAGTTGAGCCACATGCACTGTCAGCCAGGTGCAGAGTCTCCAGGTCCCTCTTGCTAAGATGCCCACAATGACATTTTGATGCTCTGCTGCTGGCTGGTAAGATCAGAGGGGGGTGAGCCGCCACAGGGCAGGGTCAGACCCCAGAGCACAGGCCCACCCCGTCCACCAGCCAGCTGGGAGAGCCTGCCGCCCTGTCCCGTGGGAGAAGCACACACCCAGCCGCTGCCACACAGGGAAACCAGTCCCTAGGTCCCTAGGAACCCGCGTGTACCCAGCGGCGCCCTGCTTCTCCGTTTCCAATTAGGCAAAGCCCAGAACTCACACAAGGCAGCTCTAACAACCCGGCAGCTCCAGGCCCAGCTCAGAGGCGTCACTACCATCAGGGTTGTCAGATCCGCTGCAGGCACACACCCTCCTCCGAGGAGGGAAGCCAGGCAAGAGGAGGGGCCCGGGGAGCCACCTGTTAGGTTTTCACCTGAAGAGAACAGCAGCCGTGGGCAGATTAAATCCACCCACTTTAACACACCATCTGAACACCACGGGAGAAGCCGCTTCCAAGTCCAAGAGCCCTGACGTCCTTCCCCAGCAAAGGGTGGGAGTCAGACCTCGCAGCGGGAGTGGGGAGGCAGCAGGGGCTTCTTTGCAGCCCAGGCCTCTCTCTACCCGCAGCCACCGCCTGAGGTTCAGCCGACACCTTTCCCTGAGCTTGGGCGCCCACCAGCACACCGTGTGCCCCTAAGTGCTGACACGGCCCAGGGGCCAGCTGTTGAATCCTCTTTGTGAACCAAGGGAGCCTCCTTTCCTCGGGGGACCAACACCTTTCTTGTCAGGGCCCAGGAGTGCCTTGTGAATGGCACTCAAGCCCAGTGTCCCCACACCACCTCCCAACCAGGGCTGGCGGCCCTGGTGCCTCATCAGTGACACAAAGAACCACACATACCTGCTCCCTCCATTTCTAGGGACCGTTTCAGAACGAGGCTACCAAGGCCCATCCGACATGCCTTATGGAGAAGATGGGACCAAGAGACTGGAGATCGCCCCATGCTGGGAAAGGCTCGGCCAGAGCTCACCAGTGCGTTTCCTTGAGGCAGGCTGCTGGCCACAGCGAGGGCCAGAGTTGGTGCCCGAGTGAGATCATGAAGCAGAATTCTCACCCAGCGAAGCGGAGGATCCAGCTTGGGAAAAATCCTCCAGGATCTTTGATCTGCTTCAGAGGCTCTCTGCCTGGCTGCACAAGATTACTGGGGGCTTGGGAATCCGCGTAGATCGTGCTCCTACTGCATAGGCcctgcctgggtagcttagcccGCGGCCTCTGCGAAGTTCCTTGGGGGATCTGACCATGGCGTCAAAGCGGAGAATCACTGTCTTGTCCCACGTTTATGAGTGTTGAAATCGGAACCCAAGGAGCTCAGCCCACAGCCTGGAGATAACGGAGAGCATGCAAAACGCTCCTCGCTGGCGTTTCTCTAGGAGTTTGTGCCTCCTCTCACGTAAACACCCATCGCAGCACCCCACCAGGCCACGGCCGCTGGACATCACCTGCACGCCTCTTTCTGGAAAAGACCCCTGAAATGATGAACCATGCCCCTGGCTAGGAGGCCTTCATGCTACGGAGTGGCAGGTTTCTCCATCCTGTGGCTGGGAGAAGAGCCtcaggggccagggcagcagagtccccacctgcccctccctctggccACCTCCAGTAGTGGGGCTCATCTGCGTCAAGTGTCAATCACCAGCTCCCTCTCCTCGGGCTCCCGAACCTCAGAGCAGCGCTCGGGGCCTCGCTAACTCGCACTACGTGAGGgcagcacacacgcacacacacacacacgtgcgcaccCGCACACACACGTCTCTGTGTACAAGACACTTTTATTGGCTTCTAAGCTGTGTTTCCTATGCTTTCACAGAAAGCAGTACTTGTGACAGTTCGGTGTGTTGGGCTCTGTTCAGCgcactttgagaaataaaagctggttatcagagagagagacagtgaaccTTCAGGGACAGTGGGGATTGGCGTTGTTGGGCTTTGAATTTTGGGGTTGGGTTTGAGAGCAGAGGGCAGATGCTAGGGAGCACCAGGAGAGCGGGGTGGTCGTCACCACAGCGGACCCTCCAGCCAGGGCGAGCAGGGGTAAAATGTGAGCCGTGAGCCGTCCGTGCAGGCTGCACGTCCCGGTGGGTGCCTTCATCCCAGAAGCCCTACCGAGTCCGTGTCTGCCTGGGACATCCCCAGAAAGCCCCAGTGAGAGAGTCCTCACTGATCATCTAGCGTTGAGAGTACTTTTGGATCTTGGAGTTAAAATAACcggacttatttttcttttatccaagAAGTAAAAAAAGTTACAAGAATATGAATACTGGAATCTCGGCACATCACGACACTAAACACAAAGTCTTTTGAGACCACATCTCTACAAATGGGAAAGTATTTTGGGGAAAAGGGTTCACGCATCCTTCTACATAAACAGTATAACCATGAAGAAAGATCTTATTTTGAGGAAGTTTATTGTTACATTTTGCAATAATAGATGAGGCACGActagctcctgcttctccaacaactcaataaaaaagacaaataatcaaGGATAacagtgaaattaaaattaaaaaatacaaaaagccaAAAGTTTTGGAGACAAAAACAACTACAGTCTATGTGTGGGAAAGCTGTGAATGGTTTTAGTTGAGCCTTgcaaatagttttctttccccaTCCCAAAGAAGCCCAGAAGGGCTCTGAGCTGGGGCCTTTATAGACCTTCCCCTCTGCCCGGTCCGGGAAGCCAGTTGTGGACCCAGGTGGTGCCTGCCCCGCTCTCTGGGCAGCTCAGTGTGCAGCCCCAGCCCTTCCCCTTGTGTGCTCCCACTCCGTGGGTTAGAGAGGCTGGAGCAGTGTGGACGCAGCCAGCTGAGCAGCCAGCTAAGCCTGGCCCAAGATGCCCCAAGCAGCATGGCCAGCGGCCTGGGCCTGGGTGGTAGCGCTCCCGCTGGCAAGCAGCAGCTTGAGGCCCCGGCCATGACTCGCAAGAAGGGCCACCACCCCATGCAGCAGGCTGTGGGCCCCTGCAGCCGCGAGAAAGGACCCCAgactgcccccagggagcccgcCAGGGGTGCTCCTTTTTCTTTAAGCCATGGTCATCGGCACTGACCCTGGGTCACATCCTCTGGTTTATGAGGAGCCCCAGGAAGCAGTACAAAAACAGCAACGTTTTTTTCCCAGCCAAGAAAACCAAAACCCCAACAAACATGGACACAAAGCCTTGAGCACCAAGAGCAAAAGAGAATTTCATGTTGTCTCCTCATTAGGAACACTGATAACAAGATGACTCAGGGGCAGGCTGTGCTCCCTTCCCTTGTGGGTCAGCATCTGCCACAAGATGAATGTTTATCTTGCTCGCCGGAAAGGAGCCAGGAGGAAGACGTGGAAGGGACACAAGATCGGGACAGGGTGGCCTTGGGACACGCGTTACTCGGCCACAGTCACGCTCTGAGGCCGGCTGGaggaagctttttttttggttctcttttAAATGCTGGGGGAAATTCCACCACACGGGATAGACCTTCCTAGGAGACGAATGCACAGCGGGGCCAGCTTAGGATGCAGTGTATCTGACAGCCGGGGAGACCCCGCATGAAGGTAAGTGGGCAAGTGCACGGAAGGGAGACTCGTCTGCCCACGTCCACACCCACAGGCTTGGGCAGCTTCTCCCGGACAACAGATGTGTCGGGTAGTGTTTGCCTGTGATGCGTGTGCATTAATGGAAGCAAGAGACCCTGGGAAGAATCAAGACTTGGAGCAGAGCCGAGAGCAGGGACCGGCTGTCCAAAGGCATCGGGGTGGTGGCAGTGTACAGAAGCTCTGAGAGTCTGGGCTTTCTGAAAAGTCAGTTGTGGCATTCACCAAGGCTCTACTAGGAATCCTGCCAGTTTTCAGAAGCCCCGAGAGGAAGAGGAAGCACTCTGCTACCTTCCAAAAGAAGGGAGTGCGGATGCAGCCAAGTGTAGGTGTCGGAAGAGGATGTACAGGACACAGCAGCCACCCGAaggctggtggggagggagggcaggtgcGTGTAACAGGCACCGAGTGCACCCACTGCCAGTGTGCTGGCTGTAGGGCATTAAGGCAAACCCACTCCCGTTCCCACCCTCTAAAGCTAGGGGCCCCTGGCCTCAGCCAGTGTGCCTGGACCAGGGTCTCTCAAGAAATTGGCACTAGGGTTTTACAAGGCAACGTGCTTGCTTTGGAGGTGGCGCGGAGACACCTGACCTCCCGCAAACCACCGTTAGGCTAAGCTCTCAGGTTCATCTGTCTCAACGGAAGACTCGCAAGTTAGAGGAAAAAGCCATCTGCAAGGCCCGCTGGTTTGTGTTGTCATTAcagagtgcgtgtgtgtgtgcacacacctgCCACACGCACAGGATCCTCGATTAAACTGTGTCAGAGAAGGAATACAGTTCTGTAAAGGAGAGAAGGCTGTGCTACTAGGTATTACGAATTAATACCAAAGTGACCCCTTGGATTCTCAGTAGTTTGACTACGCCCCGGGTTCAGTAGCTCACATCCAGGCGTCCATGTCCCCGGGCCTGGGGCGTGGCGGTGTGGCCGGCGCGGCGGTACCCCTGAGCTGGGCGCTGGGGGCACGGATCCGAGAAGCCCACTCCAGGCCCAAGAGGTCTAAGCAGCAGCCACTGAGGCTGCTATGGGCAACAGTGAGGGGCGCCCTCTCTCACTGCAGCATGATGTCCTTCAGATTCTCCTGCAGGATGGTGTCCTTCACAGCATGAAACACGAAGCGGATGTTCTCCGTGTCGATGGCGGTGGTGAAATGGTGGAACAGTGGCTTGCTGCGATTCCGTCTCTTGCGGTCGAAACACTGGACCAAGTAGCGCTGGACGTCCTCCAGCCTGTGGGGGTCACCTTTGAAGTCTGGGAAGTGCTTCTTGATGCTGACGGTCTTGACCTTCTCCACCAGGAGGTCCATCTTGTTGAGGAACAGGATGATGGACACGTTGAAGAACAGCTTGTTGTTGACGATCGTCTCAAAGATGTTCATGGACTCCACCAGCCGGTTGGTGCGCCTGTCCTCCATGAGCACCTGGTCGTACTCACTGGAGGACACCATGAACAGGATCGATGTGATTCCGTCGAAGCACTGGAACCACTTCTGGCGCTGAGACCTCTGGCCACCCACGTCCACCATCTTAAAGGGGATTTTTTTAATAACGAAGTCATGTTCCACAATGCCCTTGGTGGCTTTCCGCGCCAGCAGGATGTCCTGCTTACTGGGAAAGTAATTCTGTAAAATATGGAAGAAGGGAAGAATTTAGCAGGTGAAGAAGAACATGGGAAAATAAGGATCAAGAGTCTGATGGACTTGCGTGAGAAGTTAAACCAAACACCAAAAGcaaatttcatttgtaaaatcagATGCTGGCTGCGGGATGGGAAGTGAAGGTACGAAGCAGCTTGTTTCAAATGAGCAGAGGCTTGCCGGGCAGAGGCCGGTTGTTGGAATCCCCACCATCAGCCCCAGCCAGAAACCTCACTCATGTTCGTATCCACAGGAGGCTGACCACTGGTTCTGATTCTGCCCACAGCCCCCTTTCACTTTTCTGACTTCCAGGGCGTATGCGCTCCTGAACCCTACTGTGAACTAATTTAATCGAGGTTTTGTGATGCTGGTTAGATTAAGTCTGCAGTATACTTAATATGCCATCCTTGGGAGTCTTCAGCAACCGTGGTGCTGCCCGGTTAAAACCTCCACGACTGCTGGGCACAAGCACTCAGGCAGTGGCCCCGCCAGGAACCAAATAGGGACGACAAGGCCCCTTCAGAGGGGTGCAGGGGACAGAGAAGCAATAGCAATCTGTGTGAGAGGCCCCCATGCAAGAGGAATGACCCAGCtacttcaacaaataaatggaaaagaaggcAAGACAGACGAGAGAGAGACCTACGGACTATCCCACATTTGAATAGTGTGGCCCAGTGGTGAAGGATGAATTCCAACCACACACTCAGGAAAACATGAGTGAGACCCCCAGGCAGACCCCCAACTGAGCTGGATGTGGGTTGATATCAGGGAATGTtgccgattttttttttttaagatttttatttatttattcatgaaagagagagagagagaggcagagacacaggcagagggagaagtccccgatgtgggactcgatgtggagacccgggatcacgccctgagtcaaaggcagatgctcaaccgctgagccacccaggtgtcccaatgttgCCAATATCTTAGGAGCTACGACAGCATCATGGTCAGGACTCTGGAGCCCCATCATTGGTGAAATCCCTCACCTGAGTTTGTTCTTGTGCTTGTCTGGGTTTCCTGGAATAAGAAGTTCCAGGAAATCCTCTGTTCACTAAAGAGTCCCTGTGTCCTCTGTGGTAGTCAGGGCGGGAATGTGAGGAGGAGGACATGCCCATGCTGCACCCTGACACAGTCTGGAGTGGACAGGGACGGTGTGCACGTTCACGTCACAGGGGCTGCTCTGACCTCCATGCATGCGCTCCTTAACCCTGGCTCACGGTTCTCGGGGTGGCGTCTGTACTCACCAGCTGGCCGATCCGGTCCAAGTTATCCAGAAAGTACTTCACCGATTCACCCTGTCACAGAGGAAAAATATGCACGACTCAGTCTTGGTGGAGAACCCTGATCTGGCCACCAGCAGATCATAATAGAATCGTATGAGTGGTATTTCACATCTGTATAAACGGGAAGGCAAAGGGACCACGAGCATCAGgaattgttaaaatttaaaaacacagttgagagaatttttaaatgcagtttcTCTAGCTGTGGCCCCAAGATTCAAACTCAGACTGTTTTCAAAGCACCCCTGCATGACTCAGGTGACGGGCAGGGAGCTGGCCCCGCTGACTGGGCTGGCTGGCTCCAGAGCTGGAATGTTACATTGGGAGCCTCTGAGCAGTCCTGCTTGGACAGACGTGGCCCTGGGCTCTGCAGACGTGGTCTCTAAGGAGGGCGAATCTTCAAGAATAGGCATGTGACAAACACCTTCCAGTTTCTGGATGTGGGCCTAACATTCCACCGTTACTGCCCACATTCCTAAGACCTGATTGGTAGGTAGCCTAGAATCAGGAGAAGCTTCAGtcgggattcttttttttttttttaaagattttatttatttattcatgagagacacacagagagaggcagagacacaggcagagggagaagcaggctccatgcagggagcctgatgtgggactcgggatcacaccctgggccaaaggcagacgctcgctcaactgctgagccacctgaggatCCGGATTCAGTCGGGATTCTTGAGGCAGGAAAGCCAATTCTTCACCCCCCGGACATTCTCTGCACTGAATGTTGATTCAAGGCGGTTCTCCAGCCCTTTGAGAAGCGTCTGGAGGGCGTTGAAACGCTCATGGGAGTGGGCTGAATAGAGGGTAAGCGCACGGGTGTGGCGGTCTTCCCTCCAGAAGCAGAATGCAATTTACCAGGACGCGCTGGACCGCATGCGCTCGTTACACAGCCCTGGGGACAGTCCCCTTGGACAAGCCCACATCCGGGGCAGGTGCCCAATGTGAGCCCTCCCCCAAGGGGTCTCCTACTCCAGGCCCAAAGgaagaaactaaggagtcaactTCCTTCAGCGGAATCAGCCTTCCGTGTTACGATGATAGCTTCTGGAGGACTTAGAAGAGAGCATTTTTAAGGGCGACAGAGGCATTCCACACATTCTAGCACAGAGGAGGGTGAGTTTTCCTCTGGAACATCAGGGTGAGCTGGGTGCGCagcctgccttctgccctgggGACATCCGGGTGGGAGAGGTGGCACCCCAGTCTCTGCCACTCCACCCCCTCTGACACCAGCCTGGGTGTGGGGACAGCCGTCTCTGCAGACAGTGAACCCACCTGACCCACCTGATTTGGGACTGCTCCTCCCCCATAACCCTGTCTCTCGCCACCCCCCCACTGCCTCCCACTGGGGGGCTCTGCAGGTGAAGGAGAGCCTATGAAGACTCCAGCAGGATCTGCCTGCCTGCCACCGTGTCCATGCACCGGAGGCCAGTTGGTGGTGGCCAGGTGGCAGCCTGGGCCACCCTGGGCCACTCTGAGGCAC
This genomic window from Canis aureus isolate CA01 chromosome 8, VMU_Caureus_v.1.0, whole genome shotgun sequence contains:
- the GNA12 gene encoding guanine nucleotide-binding protein subunit alpha-12 isoform X3 yields the protein MDYFEGSRVLVDARDKLGIPWQYSENEKHGMFLLAFENKAGLPVEPATFQLYVPALSALWRDSGIREAFSRRSEFQLGESVKYFLDNLDRIGQLNYFPSKQDILLARKATKGIVEHDFVIKKIPFKMVDVGGQRSQRQKWFQCFDGITSILFMVSSSEYDQVLMEDRRTNRLVESMNIFETIVNNKLFFNVSIILFLNKMDLLVEKVKTVSIKKHFPDFKGDPHRLEDVQRYLVQCFDRKRRNRSKPLFHHFTTAIDTENIRFVFHAVKDTILQENLKDIMLQ
- the GNA12 gene encoding guanine nucleotide-binding protein subunit alpha-12 isoform X1, translated to MSGVVRTLSRCLLPAEAGGARERRAGGGGARDAEREARRRSRDIDAGLARERRAVRRLVKILLLGAGESGKSTFLKQMRIIHGREFDQKALLEFRDTIFDNILKVRAPPRPRPRTCGPVCPGVPRCAQGSRVLVDARDKLGIPWQYSENEKHGMFLLAFENKAGLPVEPATFQLYVPALSALWRDSGIREAFSRRSEFQLGESVKYFLDNLDRIGQLNYFPSKQDILLARKATKGIVEHDFVIKKIPFKMVDVGGQRSQRQKWFQCFDGITSILFMVSSSEYDQVLMEDRRTNRLVESMNIFETIVNNKLFFNVSIILFLNKMDLLVEKVKTVSIKKHFPDFKGDPHRLEDVQRYLVQCFDRKRRNRSKPLFHHFTTAIDTENIRFVFHAVKDTILQENLKDIMLQ
- the GNA12 gene encoding guanine nucleotide-binding protein subunit alpha-12 isoform X2, whose translation is MSGVVRTLSRCLLPAEAGGARERRAGGGGARDAEREARRRSRDIDAGLARERRAVRRLVKILLLGAGESGKSTFLKQMRIIHGREFDQKALLEFRDTIFDNILKGSRVLVDARDKLGIPWQYSENEKHGMFLLAFENKAGLPVEPATFQLYVPALSALWRDSGIREAFSRRSEFQLGESVKYFLDNLDRIGQLNYFPSKQDILLARKATKGIVEHDFVIKKIPFKMVDVGGQRSQRQKWFQCFDGITSILFMVSSSEYDQVLMEDRRTNRLVESMNIFETIVNNKLFFNVSIILFLNKMDLLVEKVKTVSIKKHFPDFKGDPHRLEDVQRYLVQCFDRKRRNRSKPLFHHFTTAIDTENIRFVFHAVKDTILQENLKDIMLQ